One window from the genome of Salvelinus fontinalis isolate EN_2023a chromosome 3, ASM2944872v1, whole genome shotgun sequence encodes:
- the LOC129837370 gene encoding cell division control protein 6 homolog, which yields MPSTRSQAQSILQFPRRKSSSVDSKSTKSTSQTKETQSLCSVESPNPQPLPGKIQLMPLSRRSVARKGISLCPRLTRRIPLSPRKRTGDENGCNLSANLLDSPPKQPCLNLASPCKLGFDENSHILSQRRLLTPLSPKRQRLSHPRASPSRLHETPSGSQSCPRSEKATVVRLFAEKSKFHSVKQALHTAVPERLLSREAERSSIRSFLEDKALKASPASLYISGAPGTGKTACLNCVLQEMTDELKEIQTVVINCMALRSSHAIFPLLAKKLGASGGHTDTKLQKLLTSTGPTVLLVLDEMDQLDSKAQDVLYTIFEWPYLPKSRLCLIGIANALDLTDRILPRLQALPLCRPQLLHFPPYSRQELAAIVQDRLRQVSGEGLLDASAVQFCARKVSAVSGDARKALDICRRAVELVESDDRKKAAETTESRVSVPQVARVLSEVYGDRMSSSEGESFPIQQKLLVCCLLLLTRNGKNKEFPLGKLHEVYSRLCAKRQVGGVGQGECLSLCSLLESRGIFALKKAKEARLTKVSLKIEERDVENALKDRTLLGSILTAGLP from the exons ATGCCCAGCACACGTTCCCAGGCTCAGTCCATCCTCCAGTTCCCCAGACGCAAGTCCTCCAGTGTTGACTCGAAAAGCACCAAGAGCACATCCCAGACGAAGGAGACCCAGTCCCTCTGCTCCGTGGAGTCTCCTAATCCGCAGCCCCTTCCAGGGAAGATCCAGCTAATGCCACTCTCACGCAGGTCCGTGGCCCGCAAAGGTATATCTCTGTGCCCAAGGCTGACCCGAAGAATACCCCTCAGCCCTCGCAAACGCACAG GAGATGAAAATGGCTGTAACCTCAGTGCCAACCTACTGGACTCTCCTCCCAAACAGCCGTGCCTTAACCTGGCCTCCCCCTGCAAGCTGGGCTTTGATGAGAACTCCCACATTCTATCCCAGAGGAGACTACTGACCCCCCTGTCACCAAAACGGCAGCGCCTCTCCCACCCCAGGGCCTCCCCCAGCAGACTCCATGAGACCCCCAGTGGGAGCCAATCATGTCCCCGATCAGAGAAGGCCACGGTGGTCCGCCTCTTTGCTGAAA aGTCTAAGTTCCATAGTGTGAAGCAGGCCCTCCACACGGCTGTCCCAGAGCGCCTGCTATCCCGGGAGGCTGAGAGGTCCTCCATCCGCTCCTTCCTGGAGGACAAGGCCCTGaaggccagcccagccagcctctACATCTCTGGAGCCCCCGGCACCGGCAAGACCGCTTGCCTCAACTGTGTGTTGCAGGAGATGACG GATGAACTGAAGGAGATTCAGACAGTGGTGATCAACTGTATGGCTCTGCGTAGCTCCCACGCCATCTTCCCCCTGCTGGCAAAGAAACTGGGGGCCTCTGGGGGCCACACCGACACCAAGTTGCAGAAACTGCTGACCAGCACGGGGCCCACTGT tCTTCTAGTCCTTGATGAAATGGACCAGTTGGACAGCAAGGCCCAAGATGTTCTCTACACCATCTTTGAGTGGCCGTACCTGCCCAAGTCCCGCCTCTGTCTCATCG GTATCGCCAACGCTCTGGACCTGACAGACAGGATCCTCCCCAGGCTCCAGGCCCTGCCTCTTTGTCGGCCCCAGCTGTTACACTTCCCTCCCTACAGCCGCCAAGAGCTCGCCGCCATCGTACAGGACAGACTCAGACAGGTGTCCGGAGAAGGGTTACTAGACGCATCGGCCGTGCAGTTTTGTGCCAGGAAGGTGTCTGCTGTATCGGGAGATGCACGCAAAGCTCTGGATATCTGCCG GAGAGCTGTAGAGCTTGTGGAATCTGACGACAGAAAGAAGGCAGCAGAAACTACAGAGTCTCGTGTGAGCGTTCCCCAGGTGGCCAGGGTGCTGTCGGAGGTGTATGGGGACCGCATGTCCTCGTCAGAGGGAGAGAGCTTCCCCATCCAGCAGAAACTCCTGGTCTGCTGTCTGCTACTGCTAACCCGCAACGGCAAGAACAAAGAGTTCCCACTGGGCAAG CTCCACGAGGTGTACAGCCGTCTGTGTGCCAAGAGACAGGTGGGCGGCGTGGGCCAGGGCGAGTGCCTCTCCCTCTGCAGTCTGCTGGAGAGCCGGGGCATCTTTGCCCTGAAAAAAGCCAAGGAGGCTCGCCTCACCAAGGTTTCTCTGAAGATTGAGGAGAGGGATGTGGAGAATGCTCTGAAGGATCGCACCCTGCTGGGCAGTATCCTGACCGCTGGCCTACCATGA